One genomic segment of Polyangia bacterium includes these proteins:
- a CDS encoding S1C family serine protease, translating to MRNALGVLVCWAVLAVGEARADQPAGPQFCPSAYADDFTALSTQAREFDRQPQAVFSYCARNTATYECLSYANDGSVHRERHKAVLHGTAFAFTRRGDDTLLLTNDHVASWPTVTDQQHAVDGIPAGCKKVSEALALVDDEHDSYARDDIPLTRIVSDPQLDVAILKTPAKLQVMPWKIGHSAHLRERNVVEVRGFPLGAFRATNAGTVISAHDHDEYGEWDHDDFVIDALLSSGNSGSPVLAVSCATGEYELVGIYHAGYTEGSALNVVVAIDQVRDLMTTLKRTSRDHSDDPLVLDGVSRGLIKDEVDAETEFFFPFGAQVALARRGNDDALLYVVFGKDFPTSSDPVAVLEDGQSDPNLPAGASGRVWLGSAQGLKSYQANALDADGQIQSAHILAALRADSLAYAHYREAHRAGGDSRQSADDLRRLRKLLGRRASTRTELLQSLGDLAERLAPQLGERGATLAAVVAPVAANRGDEEVSANAVAPPAPRGVTETPPPAM from the coding sequence ATGAGAAATGCGCTTGGCGTCCTGGTGTGTTGGGCCGTCCTGGCGGTCGGCGAAGCACGGGCCGATCAGCCGGCCGGACCTCAATTCTGCCCCAGCGCCTACGCCGATGATTTCACCGCGCTGTCCACCCAGGCACGGGAGTTTGACCGGCAGCCGCAGGCCGTCTTTTCGTATTGTGCGCGAAACACCGCGACCTACGAGTGCCTGTCGTACGCCAACGACGGATCGGTCCATCGGGAGCGCCACAAGGCGGTACTGCACGGAACCGCCTTCGCGTTTACCCGACGCGGCGACGACACGCTCCTGTTGACAAACGATCACGTGGCATCCTGGCCGACAGTGACCGACCAACAGCACGCGGTCGACGGCATTCCCGCCGGATGCAAGAAGGTGAGCGAGGCCCTGGCGCTGGTCGACGACGAGCACGACAGCTACGCACGCGATGACATTCCCCTGACCCGGATAGTCAGCGATCCGCAGCTGGACGTGGCCATCTTGAAGACGCCGGCCAAGTTGCAGGTCATGCCCTGGAAAATCGGCCACAGCGCCCACCTGCGAGAGCGCAACGTGGTCGAGGTACGGGGATTTCCGCTCGGTGCGTTTCGGGCGACCAACGCCGGCACCGTCATTTCTGCGCACGATCACGACGAGTACGGCGAGTGGGATCACGACGACTTCGTCATTGACGCTCTCCTTTCGTCGGGAAACTCCGGTTCGCCCGTTCTGGCCGTATCCTGCGCGACGGGCGAGTACGAGCTGGTCGGCATCTACCACGCCGGCTACACGGAGGGCAGCGCGCTGAACGTCGTCGTCGCAATCGACCAGGTGCGCGATCTCATGACCACCCTCAAGCGGACATCGCGCGATCACTCCGACGATCCGCTGGTCCTCGATGGCGTTTCGCGAGGTTTGATCAAGGACGAGGTCGACGCCGAGACCGAATTCTTCTTTCCCTTCGGCGCGCAGGTCGCGCTGGCCCGCCGCGGAAACGACGACGCGCTTTTGTACGTCGTCTTCGGGAAAGATTTTCCTACGTCCAGCGATCCGGTGGCGGTCCTGGAGGATGGGCAGTCCGATCCCAACCTCCCAGCGGGCGCGTCGGGCCGGGTTTGGCTCGGATCGGCGCAGGGACTGAAGAGCTATCAAGCAAACGCGCTGGATGCCGACGGTCAGATCCAGTCGGCGCACATTCTGGCGGCGCTGCGTGCCGACTCGCTGGCTTACGCGCACTATCGCGAGGCTCACCGCGCCGGCGGTGACTCGCGCCAGTCGGCCGACGACCTTCGTCGGTTGCGCAAGCTCCTCGGTCGCAGAGCGAGTACCCGGACCGAGCTGCTCCAGAGCCTTGGCGATCTGGCGGAACGCCTGGCACCCCAGCTGGGAGAACGCGGAGCCACGCTGGCGGCGGTGGTCGCCCCCGTCGCCGCGAACAGAGGCGATGAAGAAGTGAGCGCGAACGCCGTTGCCCCGCCGGCGCCCCGGGGCGTCACAGAAACGCCGCCGCCCGCGATGTGA